GTATCTGGCCCTGGTCGTGCCCGGCGCACAGTACCTGCTGATCGTCAGGGTGCTGCGCTTGCTGCGGATCTTCCGGGTCCTCAAGCTGGTGCGTTACCTCTCCGAGGCCAGCGTGCTGACCCAGGCGCTGCGCGCGAGCCTGGCCAAGATCGTCGTGTTTTTGGCCGTGGTGCTGACGCTGGTGGTGATCATCGGCACCCTGATGTACGTGGTGGAAGGTCCCCCCAATGGCTTCACCAGCATTCCGACGAGTATTTATTGGGCCATCGTCACGCTGACCACCGTGGGTTACGGTGACATCGCACCAAAGACCGGGCTAGGCAAGGCCCTGGCCTCGCTGGCAATGATTCTGGGGTACGGCATCATCGCCGTGCCCACCGGCATCGTCACGGTGGGGCTGACGCAGGCCCAGGCGGGACAGCGGCAGGTGGAGGTGAACGGGAGCACTGGGCGCAGTTGCCCGAGGTGTGGACTGGCAGCGCATCAGGCCGACGCCCGGTTCTGCCGGCGATGTGGAGAGGCGCTGTCCGAAGAATTGGCGTCTGGAACAGCCTGAACACTGTCCTGGTCCTTAACTTGATGGGCATGGCTGCGCCGCCTCGACTGGGGCATTCTGATGACGGAGGAGGTGCTGTCCCACTGACCTGGCCGTTCAGCTGGGAATCCCGCAGCCAGAACTACCGTGCTCGGGGTCTGGTGCCCACACTGCGGTGGAACCAACGAGGCAAACTGGCCCACCCGGGTCTGGTGCGAACCGGGTGAATGGTGCGCAGGTGCGCCGTCCTGTTGAGTGGTCTCCGAAACCTGCGCTCGACCACCAGACACACTATTTCCAATCGCTGGGGCGTCATCTCTTCGACGTTTCAAGTGCGTTGCTCTTTCCCGTATTTTAGAGTGCACAGCATGACCCGGCCAGTCCTCACCGCTTGTGTAGAGCTCTGGCTAACCCGCCGTTCACGCTGGTTCAGGAGGCTTCCGTGACGCTCTTTCAAACGCAGCTCAGTGCAGAGGATACACAATGACCACAGTTGCCGCACAACCGGACGTCCGCGGTTCACGGCGCAGTGGCCTGCTGCTGGGCGTCGCTTTCATGGCAGGGCTGGATGAGATCGTCTTTCATCAGGTGCTCGGCTGGCACCATTTCTATGACCATTCCACATCCGCAATCGGGCTGCTCAGCGATGGCCTTCTGCACGCTGCTGAACTCATGGCCATCGTGGCGGGCATCTTTCTTCTGGCAGACCT
This sequence is a window from Deinococcus humi. Protein-coding genes within it:
- a CDS encoding ion transporter — its product is MSGGPDRRAAWRVALGDVIYNSDTRAGRTFDLALIAAILLSVLAVMLDSVAGFRARHAPALRALEWGLTLLFTAEYLVRLVSARRATHYARSFFGAVDLLSILPAYLALVVPGAQYLLIVRVLRLLRIFRVLKLVRYLSEASVLTQALRASLAKIVVFLAVVLTLVVIIGTLMYVVEGPPNGFTSIPTSIYWAIVTLTTVGYGDIAPKTGLGKALASLAMILGYGIIAVPTGIVTVGLTQAQAGQRQVEVNGSTGRSCPRCGLAAHQADARFCRRCGEALSEELASGTA